The Pseudofrankia inefficax genome window below encodes:
- a CDS encoding DUF3618 domain-containing protein, with the protein MTNTNATTPSDTSTPDPDELRADIDQTRADLAETIDALAAKVDVPSQVKAKAVQAGHVVSETASKAGHRAAELAGPALTKATELTGPALAKATEATAPARAKAVAVAGSAKDKAVAAAQPGLTKATEATAPARAKAAEMTGRVNDATNGGVDTVTETVTGAATTVAGAARRRPVLVPAAVGALVLAVVAKRRKKK; encoded by the coding sequence ATGACGAACACGAACGCGACCACCCCGTCCGACACCTCCACCCCCGACCCCGACGAGCTGCGCGCGGACATCGACCAGACCCGCGCCGACCTCGCGGAGACCATCGACGCCCTCGCCGCGAAGGTCGACGTCCCGAGCCAGGTCAAGGCGAAGGCCGTCCAGGCCGGGCACGTGGTCAGCGAGACCGCCAGCAAGGCCGGGCACCGCGCCGCCGAACTGGCGGGCCCGGCCCTGACCAAGGCGACCGAGCTGACCGGCCCTGCGCTCGCGAAGGCGACCGAGGCCACCGCGCCGGCGCGGGCGAAGGCCGTCGCCGTCGCCGGTTCGGCGAAGGACAAGGCGGTCGCGGCCGCGCAGCCAGGCCTGACCAAGGCCACCGAGGCGACCGCGCCCGCGCGGGCGAAGGCCGCTGAGATGACGGGCCGGGTGAACGACGCCACCAACGGTGGCGTCGACACCGTGACCGAGACCGTGACCGGCGCCGCGACCACGGTCGCGGGCGCGGCCCGCCGCCGGCCGGTGCTGGTCCCCGCCGCCGTCGGCGCGCTCGTTCTCGCCGTGGTCGCCAAGCGGCGGAAGAAGAAGTAG
- a CDS encoding flavin reductase family protein, giving the protein MAEDELSALLKGADPAMIVVTAAADGERAGCLVGFHAQSSITPPRYCVWLSKANHTYRIGLRSTHFGLHFLDADDHATAKAFGSLTGDETDKFAGRTVLAGPGDVPLLADVPHRLVGRRLCVLDDGGDHVCFTLEPVAASTSGPFTPLRQSQARDITPGHDNTERPAPPTERAGAPV; this is encoded by the coding sequence ATGGCTGAGGACGAGCTGAGCGCCCTGTTGAAAGGCGCCGACCCCGCGATGATCGTGGTGACCGCCGCGGCCGACGGCGAACGCGCCGGCTGTCTGGTCGGATTCCACGCCCAGTCGAGCATTACGCCGCCTAGATACTGCGTGTGGCTGTCGAAGGCCAACCACACCTACCGGATCGGGCTGCGTTCGACGCATTTCGGGCTGCATTTCCTCGACGCCGACGATCACGCGACGGCGAAGGCGTTCGGATCGCTCACCGGCGACGAGACCGACAAGTTCGCCGGGCGGACCGTGCTCGCCGGGCCCGGAGACGTTCCGCTGCTGGCCGACGTCCCCCACCGCCTGGTGGGCCGCCGGCTGTGCGTGCTGGACGACGGCGGCGACCACGTCTGCTTCACCCTGGAGCCCGTCGCCGCGTCGACAAGCGGGCCGTTCACCCCGCTGCGGCAGTCCCAGGCCCGGGACATCACGCCCGGCCACGACAACACCGAACGCCCGGCGCCGCCGACCGAGCGGGCCGGCGCACCGGTCTGA
- a CDS encoding PP2C family protein-serine/threonine phosphatase — translation MGRQLGSTDGVPGDSTERQARRQVEEKVARTPQEPEQPPERRNRLLDIVIRQRRRILELESTAAGARIVDLAVGVLAERLRLSPTEAADQFRLLARTAGVSEADFAAELLGEPEPGPDSHAVPVEDRVGHRLWRAATAAGNAADGDAIAQAVLREGLAAHQACALVLWTLEPDGALTLVGQHGLTALDASRWQRVPPQLDCAATRAVADGNPVWWPTGTPPEDPAGRLPPAALGGWTGARAALPLLAAGTLVGAVEICWARPLETDGARLLRELAALADLCRRALRLQEDEAGGGPDAGDGRGLEAWLPALLDGLAGSVLLARAVRDDQGEIIDFTVSYVNRDFVDPIGLSADEVRGARLLDLYPLMGADDGLFGHALDVLRTGTPYAADRTVLLCLVGDVIVSREMDVRLTRHADSVAISWRFTDGADAPASLGAHVQRLGGFGGWEEDVGTGAIRWTDNTYDLFRLPRAAPPIALEDLHPRVLAEDQDAFAHLREALLLVGRAASASFRILLPDGGLRHWRTFAEPVLDPSGTLIAVRGVYQDLTDQYRTELVLHATRSQLADSEARADDQHQLALALQRAIIPDAPPLLTGSGLAAAVRYRPAEQESLVGGDWYDAIELPDGQILLAVGDVAGHSIRSVAAMTTLRNSLRGLAITGASPGQLLSWLNNVACHLTDDLTATVICGLYQPGDRTLRWAHAGHLPPVLIRAGRAQTLPPPNGLLLGVIPDVSYDEARIQLTAGDVLLLYTDGLVERRRAGLDESLRDLLRLAAVPQADVGRRADFLLAHCMPDTDDDTCLVVVELHG, via the coding sequence GTGGGAAGACAGCTCGGCAGCACCGACGGGGTGCCAGGTGACTCCACGGAGCGCCAGGCGAGGCGCCAGGTAGAGGAGAAGGTGGCCCGGACGCCGCAGGAGCCGGAACAGCCGCCCGAGCGCCGCAACCGGCTCCTCGACATCGTCATCCGGCAGCGGCGGCGCATCCTGGAGCTGGAGTCCACGGCCGCCGGCGCGCGGATCGTCGACCTGGCCGTCGGCGTCCTCGCGGAGCGGCTCCGGCTGAGCCCGACCGAGGCCGCCGACCAGTTCCGGCTGCTGGCGCGTACCGCGGGCGTCAGCGAGGCCGACTTCGCCGCCGAGCTGCTCGGCGAGCCGGAGCCGGGGCCTGACTCCCACGCCGTCCCCGTCGAGGATCGGGTGGGGCATCGGCTCTGGCGCGCGGCGACGGCGGCCGGCAACGCCGCGGACGGCGACGCGATCGCCCAGGCCGTCCTGCGGGAGGGCCTCGCCGCGCACCAGGCGTGCGCCCTCGTGCTGTGGACGCTCGAACCCGATGGCGCCCTCACCCTGGTGGGGCAGCACGGCCTCACGGCCCTCGACGCCAGCCGCTGGCAGCGGGTGCCGCCCCAGCTGGACTGCGCGGCCACCCGGGCGGTGGCCGACGGGAACCCGGTCTGGTGGCCGACCGGAACGCCGCCCGAGGACCCCGCCGGTCGGCTGCCGCCGGCGGCCCTGGGTGGCTGGACCGGCGCCCGGGCCGCGCTGCCCCTGCTGGCCGCGGGCACTCTGGTCGGGGCGGTCGAGATCTGCTGGGCACGGCCGCTGGAGACCGACGGCGCCCGGCTGCTGCGCGAGCTCGCGGCGCTGGCCGACCTCTGCCGGCGAGCCCTGCGGCTGCAGGAGGACGAGGCCGGCGGCGGCCCGGATGCCGGCGACGGGCGCGGGCTGGAGGCCTGGCTGCCGGCCCTGCTGGACGGGCTCGCCGGCTCGGTCCTGCTGGCCCGGGCGGTACGCGACGACCAGGGCGAGATCATCGACTTCACGGTCAGCTACGTCAACCGCGACTTCGTCGACCCCATCGGGCTGTCGGCCGACGAGGTGCGCGGGGCCCGGCTGCTGGACCTCTACCCGCTGATGGGCGCGGACGACGGCCTGTTCGGCCACGCGCTCGACGTGCTGCGCACCGGCACGCCGTATGCGGCCGACCGGACGGTGCTGCTCTGCCTCGTCGGCGATGTCATCGTCAGCCGCGAGATGGACGTCCGGCTCACCCGGCACGCCGACTCGGTCGCGATCAGCTGGCGGTTCACCGACGGCGCGGACGCGCCAGCCTCGCTGGGCGCGCACGTCCAACGGCTCGGCGGGTTCGGCGGCTGGGAGGAGGACGTCGGCACCGGTGCCATCAGGTGGACGGACAACACCTACGACCTGTTCAGGCTGCCGCGCGCGGCCCCGCCCATCGCGCTGGAGGACCTGCACCCGCGCGTCCTGGCCGAGGACCAGGACGCGTTCGCTCACCTTCGGGAGGCGCTGCTCCTGGTCGGCCGGGCGGCGTCCGCGTCGTTCCGGATCCTGCTGCCCGACGGCGGGCTGCGGCACTGGCGCACGTTCGCGGAGCCGGTCCTCGACCCCTCCGGGACCCTGATCGCGGTCCGCGGCGTCTACCAGGACCTCACCGACCAGTACCGGACCGAGCTCGTCCTGCACGCCACCCGCAGCCAGCTCGCCGACTCCGAGGCGCGCGCCGACGACCAGCACCAGCTCGCGCTGGCGCTGCAGCGCGCGATCATCCCGGACGCCCCGCCCCTGCTGACCGGCAGCGGCCTCGCCGCCGCCGTCCGCTACCGGCCGGCCGAGCAGGAGAGCCTCGTCGGCGGCGACTGGTACGACGCCATCGAACTGCCCGACGGGCAGATCCTGCTGGCCGTCGGCGACGTCGCGGGCCACAGCATCCGGTCGGTCGCGGCGATGACGACGCTGCGCAACAGCCTGCGTGGCCTGGCCATCACCGGGGCGAGCCCGGGACAGCTGCTGAGCTGGCTGAACAACGTGGCCTGCCACCTCACCGACGACCTCACCGCCACCGTCATCTGCGGCCTCTACCAGCCGGGCGACCGCACCCTGCGCTGGGCGCACGCGGGCCATCTGCCCCCGGTGCTGATCCGCGCCGGCCGGGCCCAGACACTGCCGCCCCCGAACGGCCTGCTGCTGGGCGTGATCCCCGACGTCTCCTACGACGAGGCGCGGATCCAGCTGACCGCCGGTGACGTGCTGCTGCTCTACACCGACGGACTGGTGGAACGGCGGCGGGCCGGCCTCGACGAGTCGCTGCGCGACCTGCTGCGGCTGGCCGCGGTGCCGCAGGCCGACGTCGGGCGCCGCGCCGACTTCCTGCTCGCGCACTGCATGCCGGACACCGACGACGACACGTGCCTGGTCGTCGTCGAGCTGCACGGGTAG
- a CDS encoding HAMP domain-containing protein, which yields MTDTLVPTTASRARPDDSALRQLLAGLTAVRGGDFGTRLPQVGDELMDEIALVFNGMIDQLALFTSEVTRVAREVGSEGKLGGQAEVPGVSGSWKDLTDNVNAMAGNLTGQVRDIAQVATAVARGDLSQKITVQARGEILELKNTINTMVDQLSSFADEVTRVAREVGTEGQLGGQAEVPGVSGSWKDLTDNVNAMAGNLTGQVRDIAQVATAVARGDLSQKITVQARGEILELKNTINTMVDQLSSFADEVTRVAREVVTDGRLGGQADVKGVSGTWRDLTESVNVMAGNLTDQVRSIAQVTTAVAQGDLSQKIRVDARGEILELKETINTMVDQLSAFADEVTRVAREVGTQGNLGGQANVRGVSGIWKDLTDNVNVMASNLTAQVRSIAQVATGVARGDLSQKITVEAKGEVAALTSTINTMVDTLGAFADEVTRVAREVGTDGRLGGQASVKGVSGTWKDLTDNVNFMANNLTSQVRNIAQVTTAVAQGDLTRKIDVDARGEILELKETINTMVDQLSSFAAEVTRVAREVGTDGALGGQAEVEGVSGTWKRLTQNVNELAGNLTRQVRAIAAVTSAVATGDLTRSITVDAQGEVAELKDNINAMVLSLRDTTRMNQEQDWLKTNLAHIAGLMQGHRDLATVAQLVIDELTPMVGGQHGTFFLVDSSVDTPAFDLIASYGYQPAATTPRRFGLGESLIGQAARTRRTIVVEQTPPDYITIGSSVGRAAPAALVVLPILFEDQALGVIELASFNPFTAVHHAFLDQLTETIGVNVNTIVANARTDALLEESQRLAGELRARSEELQSRQEDLQRSNDELEVKADLLAQQNHDIEVKNREIEQARQELEERARQLALASKYKSEFLANMSHELRTPLNSLLILAGLLARNPKGNLTAKQVEYAHVIHSAGSDLLQLINDILDLSKVEAGKMDLHVEPVALAAVVDDLRATFTPVTTEKGLRLKVEIAPDVPGRLLTDRHRLAQILRNLLSNAVKFTEQGRVELTITMMAPASGRPGGEHVLFAVTDTGIGIAEENLDRIFGAFQQGDGTTSRRYGGTGLGLSICREVATLLGGEIRARSVYGSGSTFTLDLPTNPPAELTSPEPPRDAVGSGVADAISAGASGAGAAAASAVAATLAVAVETVAAVPAALDPAQDTAERTATDATPTQRSRATARPGTFGAERDRVPVARDRTTAQPPGVRTDRPNDGPPRTVPVPSPALPGTAGPALPGTAGPALPGTAGEPAGAPEEEDILVGRSVLVVDDDVRNVFAITSILEFYGASVDHAPDGRKGIEKLLANPSTDLVLMDVMMPEMDGYTTMAAIRAMTRFTDLPIIAVTAKAMPDDRQKCLDAGANEYVTKPVDVDELLARVQDVLAPPAAGPWPANR from the coding sequence GTGACCGACACCCTGGTTCCCACGACGGCATCCCGCGCCAGGCCCGACGACAGCGCGTTGCGCCAGCTTCTCGCCGGTCTGACGGCGGTGCGCGGCGGCGACTTCGGCACCCGGCTGCCGCAGGTGGGCGACGAACTGATGGACGAGATCGCCCTCGTCTTCAACGGCATGATCGACCAGCTCGCCCTGTTCACCTCCGAGGTGACCCGGGTGGCCCGCGAGGTCGGCAGCGAGGGCAAGCTGGGCGGCCAGGCCGAGGTACCCGGCGTCTCGGGCTCCTGGAAGGACCTCACCGACAACGTCAACGCCATGGCCGGCAACCTCACCGGCCAGGTCCGCGACATCGCCCAGGTCGCCACCGCCGTCGCCCGCGGCGACCTCTCCCAGAAAATCACCGTCCAGGCCCGCGGCGAGATCCTCGAACTCAAGAACACCATCAACACGATGGTCGACCAGCTCTCCTCCTTCGCCGACGAAGTCACCCGCGTCGCCCGCGAGGTCGGCACCGAGGGCCAGCTCGGCGGCCAGGCCGAGGTACCCGGCGTCTCGGGCTCCTGGAAGGACCTCACCGACAACGTCAACGCCATGGCCGGCAACCTCACCGGCCAGGTCCGCGACATCGCCCAGGTCGCCACCGCCGTCGCCCGCGGCGACCTCTCCCAGAAAATCACCGTCCAGGCCCGCGGCGAGATCCTCGAACTCAAGAACACCATCAACACGATGGTCGACCAGCTCTCCTCCTTCGCCGACGAAGTCACCCGCGTCGCCCGCGAAGTCGTCACCGACGGCCGGCTCGGCGGCCAGGCCGACGTGAAGGGCGTCTCCGGCACCTGGCGCGACCTGACCGAGTCGGTCAACGTCATGGCCGGCAACCTGACCGACCAGGTGCGCTCGATCGCCCAGGTCACCACGGCGGTGGCCCAGGGCGACCTGTCGCAGAAGATCCGCGTCGACGCCCGCGGCGAGATCCTGGAGCTCAAGGAGACCATCAACACGATGGTCGACCAGCTCTCGGCCTTCGCCGACGAGGTGACCCGCGTCGCCCGCGAGGTCGGCACCCAGGGCAACCTGGGCGGCCAGGCCAACGTGCGCGGGGTGTCCGGCATCTGGAAGGACCTGACCGACAACGTCAACGTGATGGCGTCGAACCTGACGGCGCAGGTGCGCTCGATCGCCCAGGTCGCCACCGGCGTGGCCCGCGGCGATCTCTCCCAGAAGATCACCGTCGAGGCCAAGGGCGAGGTCGCGGCGCTGACGTCGACCATCAACACGATGGTGGACACGCTGGGCGCCTTCGCCGACGAGGTGACCCGGGTCGCCCGCGAGGTCGGCACCGACGGCAGGCTCGGCGGCCAGGCCAGCGTCAAGGGCGTGTCGGGCACCTGGAAGGACCTGACCGACAACGTCAACTTCATGGCCAACAACCTGACCAGCCAGGTCCGCAACATCGCCCAGGTGACGACCGCGGTGGCCCAGGGCGACCTGACCCGCAAGATCGACGTCGACGCCCGCGGCGAGATCCTGGAGCTCAAGGAGACCATCAACACGATGGTCGACCAGCTGTCCTCGTTCGCCGCCGAGGTCACCCGGGTCGCCCGCGAGGTCGGCACCGACGGCGCCCTCGGCGGCCAGGCCGAGGTCGAGGGCGTGTCCGGCACCTGGAAGCGGCTGACCCAGAACGTCAACGAGCTCGCCGGGAACCTGACCCGCCAGGTCCGCGCCATCGCGGCCGTGACCAGCGCCGTCGCCACCGGCGACCTCACCCGCTCGATCACCGTCGACGCGCAGGGCGAGGTGGCCGAGCTCAAGGACAACATCAACGCGATGGTGCTCTCGCTGCGCGACACGACCCGGATGAACCAGGAACAGGACTGGCTGAAGACCAACCTGGCCCACATCGCCGGCCTCATGCAGGGCCACCGCGACCTGGCCACCGTCGCGCAGCTCGTCATCGACGAGCTGACCCCCATGGTCGGTGGGCAGCACGGCACCTTCTTCCTGGTCGACTCCTCGGTCGACACTCCAGCCTTCGACCTCATCGCGAGCTACGGCTACCAGCCGGCCGCGACGACGCCCCGCCGTTTCGGCCTCGGCGAGTCCCTGATCGGCCAGGCGGCCAGGACCCGGCGCACCATCGTCGTCGAGCAGACCCCGCCGGACTACATCACGATCGGTTCGAGCGTCGGCCGGGCCGCGCCCGCCGCCCTGGTCGTGCTGCCGATCCTGTTCGAGGACCAGGCCCTGGGCGTCATCGAGCTGGCGTCGTTCAACCCCTTCACCGCCGTGCACCACGCGTTCCTCGACCAGCTCACCGAGACGATCGGCGTCAACGTCAACACGATCGTCGCGAACGCCCGCACCGACGCCCTGCTGGAGGAGTCCCAGCGCCTCGCCGGTGAGCTGCGGGCCCGGTCGGAGGAACTGCAGTCCCGCCAGGAGGACCTGCAGCGCTCGAACGACGAGCTGGAGGTCAAGGCCGACCTGCTCGCCCAGCAGAACCACGACATCGAGGTCAAGAACCGCGAGATCGAGCAGGCCCGCCAGGAGCTGGAGGAGCGGGCCCGCCAGCTCGCGCTCGCCTCGAAGTACAAGTCCGAGTTCCTGGCGAACATGTCGCACGAGCTGCGCACGCCACTGAACAGCCTGCTGATCCTGGCCGGCCTGCTGGCCCGCAACCCGAAGGGCAACCTGACCGCCAAGCAGGTCGAGTACGCCCACGTCATCCACTCGGCCGGCTCGGACCTGCTCCAGCTGATCAACGACATCCTCGACCTGTCCAAGGTCGAGGCGGGCAAGATGGACCTGCACGTCGAGCCGGTGGCGCTCGCCGCGGTGGTGGACGACCTGCGGGCCACGTTCACGCCCGTCACCACCGAGAAGGGCCTGCGGCTCAAGGTCGAGATCGCGCCCGACGTGCCCGGCCGACTGCTCACCGACCGCCACCGCCTCGCGCAGATCCTGCGCAATCTGCTGTCCAACGCGGTGAAGTTCACCGAGCAGGGCCGGGTCGAGCTGACGATCACGATGATGGCGCCTGCCTCAGGCCGGCCGGGCGGCGAGCACGTCCTGTTCGCCGTCACCGACACCGGGATCGGCATCGCCGAGGAGAACCTGGACCGGATCTTCGGCGCCTTCCAGCAGGGCGACGGCACCACCAGCCGCCGCTACGGCGGCACCGGCCTGGGCCTGTCCATCTGCCGCGAGGTCGCCACCCTGCTGGGCGGCGAGATCCGCGCCCGCAGCGTCTACGGCAGCGGCAGCACCTTCACCCTGGATCTGCCCACGAACCCGCCGGCCGAGCTGACCAGCCCCGAACCGCCGCGCGACGCGGTGGGCTCCGGCGTGGCGGACGCCATCTCGGCCGGTGCCAGCGGGGCGGGCGCCGCCGCCGCGAGTGCCGTCGCGGCCACCCTGGCCGTGGCCGTCGAGACGGTCGCCGCCGTGCCCGCCGCCCTGGACCCGGCCCAGGACACCGCCGAACGCACGGCGACCGACGCGACCCCCACCCAGCGCAGCCGGGCGACCGCTCGCCCAGGCACGTTCGGCGCCGAACGAGACCGAGTGCCCGTGGCGCGGGACAGGACCACCGCGCAACCGCCCGGCGTGCGCACCGATCGGCCGAACGACGGCCCGCCACGCACCGTTCCCGTTCCCTCCCCGGCTCTGCCGGGAACGGCCGGTCCGGCTCTGCCGGGAACGGCCGGTCCGGCTCTGCCCGGAACGGCTGGGGAGCCGGCGGGCGCCCCGGAGGAGGAGGACATCCTGGTCGGGCGCTCGGTTCTCGTGGTCGACGACGACGTCCGCAACGTCTTCGCCATCACCAGCATCCTGGAGTTCTACGGCGCGTCCGTGGACCATGCCCCGGATGGCCGGAAGGGGATCGAGAAGCTGCTGGCCAACCCGTCGACCGACCTGGTCCTGATGGACGTGATGATGCCGGAGATGGACGGCTACACCACCATGGCCGCGATCCGGGCCATGACGCGGTTCACCGACCTACCGATCATCGCGGTCACCGCGAAGGCGATGCCCGACGACCGGCAGAAGTGCCTGGACGCCGGCGCGAACGAGTACGTCACGAAGCCGGTCGACGTCGACGAACTCCTCGCCCGCGTCCAGGACGTCCTGGCCCCACCCGCCGCCGGCCCCTGGCCGGCAAACCGCTGA
- a CDS encoding VOC family protein, whose protein sequence is MSVELNHTIVHARNNRESAEFLAEILDLEVGAEWGPFIPVSTSNGVTLDFASVPAGSIARQHYAFLVADDEFDAAYARIQRAGIAYYADPGLKHPGEINHHHGGRGLYFLDPAGHGMEILTRPYGSPTSNTPASETSAR, encoded by the coding sequence ATGTCAGTCGAACTGAATCACACTATCGTTCATGCTCGGAACAATCGGGAATCCGCCGAGTTCCTGGCCGAGATTCTCGACCTTGAGGTCGGGGCCGAGTGGGGCCCGTTCATTCCGGTTTCTACCAGCAACGGCGTGACGCTCGACTTCGCCAGTGTGCCGGCCGGGTCGATCGCTCGGCAGCACTACGCCTTCCTTGTCGCCGACGACGAGTTCGACGCGGCCTACGCCCGGATTCAGCGGGCCGGGATCGCCTACTACGCCGACCCGGGCCTGAAGCACCCAGGCGAGATCAACCACCACCACGGCGGACGCGGGCTCTACTTCCTGGATCCAGCCGGCCACGGCATGGAGATCCTCACCCGCCCCTACGGCAGCCCCACGAGCAACACTCCGGCGAGCGAGACATCGGCGCGGTAG